From Humisphaera borealis, the proteins below share one genomic window:
- a CDS encoding SPFH domain-containing protein, translating to MPQIFKILEYQDAVGDTMAVRLPPDGDAVIEWGSQLVVREGQTALFLKDGQLAAAFNPGRYTLTTQNIPVLTKFVTGLVFGSGNTPFKAEVFFVGRHLFRDLRWGTPEPIYIPDPVMQQISIRAHGRFAVQVADPAIFVTKMLGTRGQLKTTDLEAFLRDQYLVSALTDGIASLGRPMAEIARYYRELGQGVKGLLAVEFSAMGLELTDLSVNAVTPTEDIAGMIADSAKITSQGFAKARATQFDLEAKAAGAAALSSAGTTYRDVGTTDALKTMAEKGGGADVGGGGSGGALGAGMQLGASLAAAQMMRDAFMPQAASSPSAPITAAGGSPHAATNPAVSSADAVARIKQLKELLDLGAITQAEFDAKKSELLKMV from the coding sequence ATGCCCCAGATCTTCAAAATCCTCGAGTATCAAGATGCCGTCGGCGACACCATGGCGGTTCGGCTTCCGCCGGACGGCGATGCCGTCATCGAATGGGGCTCGCAGCTTGTTGTTCGAGAGGGGCAGACCGCGCTCTTCCTGAAAGACGGGCAGCTCGCCGCCGCATTCAACCCCGGCCGCTACACGCTGACGACCCAGAACATCCCGGTGCTGACGAAGTTCGTCACCGGGCTGGTCTTCGGCAGCGGCAATACGCCCTTCAAGGCCGAGGTCTTCTTCGTCGGCCGGCACCTGTTCCGCGACCTGCGCTGGGGCACGCCCGAACCGATCTACATCCCCGACCCGGTCATGCAGCAGATCTCCATCCGCGCCCACGGCCGATTCGCCGTGCAGGTGGCGGACCCGGCGATCTTCGTCACGAAAATGCTCGGCACGCGCGGGCAACTGAAGACGACCGACCTGGAAGCGTTCCTGCGCGATCAGTACCTGGTGTCCGCTCTCACCGACGGCATCGCCTCCCTCGGCCGGCCGATGGCCGAGATCGCCCGCTACTACCGAGAGCTGGGCCAGGGCGTGAAGGGCCTGCTCGCGGTCGAGTTTTCGGCGATGGGGCTGGAGTTGACCGACCTGTCGGTCAACGCCGTCACCCCGACCGAAGACATCGCCGGCATGATCGCCGACAGCGCGAAGATCACTAGCCAGGGTTTCGCCAAGGCACGGGCCACGCAGTTCGACCTGGAAGCCAAGGCCGCCGGTGCGGCGGCGCTCAGCTCGGCCGGCACGACCTACCGCGACGTCGGCACGACCGATGCGCTCAAGACCATGGCCGAAAAAGGCGGCGGAGCCGACGTGGGCGGAGGCGGAAGCGGCGGCGCGTTGGGTGCAGGCATGCAGCTCGGTGCGAGCCTTGCGGCAGCGCAGATGATGCGGGATGCATTTATGCCGCAAGCCGCAAGCTCACCATCAGCTCCGATCACAGCCGCGGGCGGAAGCCCGCATGCCGCAACGAACCCGGCCGTCAGCAGCGCCGATGCCGTCGCCCGCATCAAGCAGCTCAAGGAACTGCTCGACCTGGGTGCGATCACGCAGGCCGAGTTCGACGCGAAGAAGTCCGAGCTGCTGAAAATGGTGTGA
- a CDS encoding c-type cytochrome domain-containing protein, with the protein MPPAGKSLEFFENKIRPVLVEHCYQCHSAQSEKLKAGLHLDSRDGLMKGATRARHWTWPTRTKACSSERCGTMTRSTCGCRRSSGCRTWSRRTS; encoded by the coding sequence ATGCCGCCGGCCGGCAAATCGCTGGAGTTCTTCGAAAACAAGATCCGCCCGGTCCTGGTCGAGCACTGCTATCAGTGTCATAGCGCCCAGTCCGAGAAACTAAAGGCCGGCCTGCACCTGGATTCGCGGGATGGCCTGATGAAGGGGGCGACTCGGGCTCGGCACTGGACCTGGCCAACCCGGACAAAAGCCTGCTCATCCGAGCGTTGCGGCACGATGACGAGATCGACCTGCGGATGCCGCCGAAGCTCAGGTTGCCGGACGTGGTCACGGCGGACTTCGTGA